Proteins encoded by one window of Enterococcus faecalis:
- a CDS encoding MazG nucleotide pyrophosphohydrolase domain-containing protein: MDIQEYQRFISAFYKKRNWYQYDPFIRSNFLTEEVGEVCRAIRTIEIGRDRPDETVLADEENLENLTEELGDVLDNLFILADKYDISLEMIMQKHRTKLMERYPEE, from the coding sequence ATGGATATCCAAGAGTATCAGCGGTTTATTAGCGCGTTTTATAAAAAACGTAACTGGTATCAATATGATCCGTTTATTCGTTCCAACTTTTTAACAGAAGAAGTCGGCGAAGTTTGTCGGGCCATTCGGACAATTGAAATTGGCCGTGATCGACCGGATGAAACAGTTTTGGCGGATGAAGAGAATCTGGAAAATTTAACGGAAGAGTTAGGCGATGTGTTGGATAATTTATTTATTTTAGCCGATAAATATGACATCTCTTTAGAAATGATTATGCAAAAGCATCGGACGAAACTAATGGAACGTTATCCTGAAGAATAA
- a CDS encoding Asp23/Gls24 family envelope stress response protein → MSEEKNLVINANDSLGEIVIAPEVIEVIIGIAASKVEGVYGMRGTFANNVNELLGRAAHGKGVYLRTEEEGLKVDIYCYLNYGVSVPKVALEMQDRVKQQVLFMTDIDLVEVNIHVVAVVPEKIPQPDLNELFPEDEDGEENE, encoded by the coding sequence ATGTCAGAAGAAAAAAATCTTGTAATCAATGCAAACGATTCTTTAGGAGAAATCGTGATCGCTCCTGAAGTCATTGAAGTAATTATCGGAATCGCTGCTTCAAAAGTAGAGGGCGTTTATGGGATGCGTGGCACGTTCGCCAATAATGTGAATGAATTATTAGGCCGTGCAGCACACGGCAAAGGTGTATATTTACGAACAGAAGAAGAAGGCTTAAAAGTCGATATCTATTGTTACTTGAACTACGGTGTTTCTGTGCCAAAAGTTGCATTAGAAATGCAAGACCGTGTGAAACAACAAGTCTTATTTATGACAGATATTGATTTAGTTGAAGTGAATATTCATGTTGTAGCGGTAGTACCTGAAAAAATCCCTCAACCAGACTTAAATGAATTATTCCCAGAAGATGAAGATGGAGAAGAGAATGAGTAA
- the nusB gene encoding transcription antitermination factor NusB, with product MSKTELTRHEIREKALQALFPLDFNADLTKQDAIDYALAYDNREIVSEDGEDLVPTYLDLLVGGVCSRKAELDEVITNHLGNNWSMQRLAKIDIVILRLAIFEMLYVSDVPNIVALNEAVELSKKYSDDRSRKFVNGVLSNVMKEIDSEA from the coding sequence ATGAGTAAAACAGAATTAACCCGTCACGAGATTCGTGAAAAAGCGCTCCAAGCCCTTTTTCCTTTAGATTTTAATGCTGATTTAACCAAACAAGATGCCATTGATTATGCATTGGCTTATGATAATCGGGAAATCGTCAGTGAAGATGGCGAAGACCTAGTCCCTACGTATTTAGATTTACTTGTCGGCGGTGTGTGTAGCCGCAAAGCAGAACTAGACGAAGTGATTACGAACCATTTAGGTAATAACTGGTCTATGCAACGCTTAGCAAAAATAGATATTGTTATTTTACGTTTAGCTATTTTTGAAATGCTATACGTTTCAGATGTGCCAAACATTGTGGCATTAAATGAAGCCGTTGAGTTAAGTAAAAAATACAGCGACGACCGTTCACGTAAATTTGTTAATGGTGTGTTATCAAATGTAATGAAAGAAATTGATTCAGAGGCGTAA
- a CDS encoding bifunctional methylenetetrahydrofolate dehydrogenase/methenyltetrahydrofolate cyclohydrolase — protein MSTVINGRELADQMQAEIQKDVEKMTQQGIQPGLVVLLVGENPASQTYVRNKERAAAKIGILSKVEKLPETISEEELLAEIDKYNQDSRFHGILVQLPLPKHIDEEKILLAIDPKKDVDGFHPMNLGRLFVGKPEMIPCTPYGIMKMFEAYDIDLTGKRAVVIGRSNIVGKPMAQLLLMKNATVTIAHSKTEHLAEVAKEADILVVAIGRGHFVTKEFVKPGAVVIDVGMNRNQEGKLIGDVAFDEVSEIASYITPVPKGVGPMTITMLMYQTVEAAKKQK, from the coding sequence ATGAGTACAGTAATTAACGGTCGTGAATTAGCAGATCAAATGCAAGCAGAGATTCAAAAAGATGTAGAAAAGATGACACAACAAGGCATCCAACCAGGATTAGTTGTTTTATTAGTTGGGGAAAATCCTGCCAGCCAAACGTATGTGAGAAATAAAGAACGTGCAGCAGCCAAAATTGGCATTCTGTCAAAGGTCGAAAAACTACCAGAAACTATTTCAGAAGAAGAATTATTGGCTGAGATTGACAAATATAATCAAGATTCACGCTTTCATGGCATTCTTGTACAACTACCTTTGCCAAAACATATTGATGAAGAAAAGATTTTATTAGCGATTGATCCCAAAAAAGATGTAGATGGGTTCCATCCAATGAATTTAGGCCGTTTGTTTGTAGGCAAACCTGAAATGATTCCTTGCACGCCGTATGGAATTATGAAGATGTTTGAAGCTTATGATATTGATTTAACAGGTAAACGTGCGGTGGTTATTGGTCGAAGTAATATTGTTGGCAAGCCAATGGCACAATTATTGTTAATGAAAAATGCGACCGTGACGATTGCCCATTCTAAAACTGAACATTTAGCAGAAGTTGCAAAAGAAGCGGATATCTTAGTTGTAGCAATTGGACGCGGGCATTTTGTCACCAAAGAGTTCGTGAAACCAGGTGCGGTAGTGATTGATGTGGGTATGAATCGCAATCAAGAAGGAAAACTGATTGGTGATGTAGCATTCGATGAAGTTTCTGAAATTGCAAGCTATATCACGCCGGTTCCCAAAGGTGTTGGCCCAATGACGATTACCATGTTAATGTATCAAACAGTCGAGGCAGCAAAAAAACAAAAGTAA
- the xseA gene encoding exodeoxyribonuclease VII large subunit, which yields MTQQYLTVTALTKYLKRKFDADPYLGRVYLTGEISNFRFRANAHQYFSLKDDHAKISAIMFKSAFQKLKFQPKEGMKVMVVGRISLYENSGSYQIYIEHMEPDGVGALYQALAELREKLGKEGLFEGPKQQLPRYPKRIAVVTSPSGAVIRDIITTVKRRYPIAQLVLFPTLVQGEQAADDIVRNIQRADAQGDFDTMIIGRGGGSIEDLWPFNEEKVARAIHAATTPIISSVGHETDVTIADMVADVRAATPTAAAELAVPVLNEELLRISERRSRLEQSFLYLLQQRTERFQRLQNSYVFKQPERLYEGQTIKLDRMTQRLFQAMTTIHHQKQRQAQGIIAQLQQQTPKGQLRESQQQLAFLQRNLQTQMTQLFLNKQKQFTSAVQQLDLLSPLKIMGRGYSYTTKEDRVVKTVTELQPADQLTIHYADGTVQANVETITAKKEEF from the coding sequence ATGACGCAACAGTATTTAACAGTAACAGCCTTAACGAAGTATTTAAAACGTAAATTTGATGCAGACCCTTACTTAGGACGTGTCTATTTAACAGGTGAAATTTCGAACTTTCGCTTCCGAGCGAACGCGCATCAGTACTTCAGTTTAAAAGATGATCATGCGAAGATTTCTGCAATTATGTTTAAATCAGCCTTTCAAAAATTGAAGTTTCAACCAAAAGAAGGCATGAAAGTCATGGTGGTGGGGCGGATTTCGCTTTATGAAAACAGCGGCTCCTATCAAATTTATATTGAACATATGGAACCAGATGGTGTAGGTGCACTTTATCAAGCATTGGCAGAATTAAGAGAAAAACTAGGAAAAGAAGGACTTTTTGAAGGGCCTAAACAACAGTTGCCTCGTTATCCCAAACGAATCGCTGTGGTTACAAGTCCTAGTGGTGCTGTTATTCGGGATATCATTACGACAGTCAAAAGACGGTATCCGATTGCACAACTGGTCCTTTTTCCAACCTTGGTCCAAGGCGAGCAGGCGGCGGATGACATTGTGCGGAACATTCAGCGAGCCGATGCGCAAGGCGATTTTGATACGATGATCATCGGCCGTGGCGGTGGTTCAATCGAGGATTTATGGCCATTTAATGAAGAAAAAGTGGCTCGGGCCATTCATGCTGCCACCACACCGATTATTTCATCGGTTGGTCACGAAACAGATGTGACAATTGCCGATATGGTAGCAGATGTTCGTGCAGCAACGCCAACGGCAGCAGCGGAACTAGCGGTACCAGTTTTAAATGAAGAACTATTAAGAATTAGTGAACGGCGTAGTCGTTTAGAACAAAGCTTTTTATATCTCTTACAACAACGAACAGAACGTTTCCAACGACTACAAAATTCTTATGTGTTTAAGCAACCTGAGCGGCTTTATGAAGGTCAAACGATTAAATTAGATCGAATGACGCAACGTCTTTTCCAAGCAATGACAACGATTCATCACCAAAAACAACGTCAAGCCCAAGGAATTATCGCTCAATTGCAACAACAGACACCAAAGGGACAATTAAGAGAAAGTCAGCAACAATTGGCATTTTTACAACGAAACTTGCAAACACAAATGACACAATTGTTCCTAAACAAACAAAAGCAATTCACGTCTGCTGTTCAACAATTAGACTTACTCAGCCCACTCAAAATTATGGGTCGAGGATATAGTTATACTACAAAAGAGGACCGTGTCGTTAAAACTGTTACCGAGTTACAGCCAGCAGATCAATTAACGATTCATTATGCTGACGGTACAGTTCAAGCAAACGTCGAAACAATAACAGCGAAAAAAGAGGAGTTTTAA
- a CDS encoding exodeoxyribonuclease VII small subunit, with the protein MPAKEKTFEESLNALEEIVQRLERGDVPLEEALAAFQEGMALSKQCQDTLEKAEKTLTKMMTENNEEIVFEESEEA; encoded by the coding sequence ATGCCAGCAAAAGAAAAAACGTTTGAAGAATCATTAAATGCCTTAGAAGAAATCGTTCAGCGCTTAGAACGAGGAGATGTTCCTTTGGAAGAAGCCTTAGCTGCCTTTCAAGAGGGCATGGCATTAAGTAAACAATGTCAAGATACATTGGAAAAAGCGGAAAAAACTTTAACGAAAATGATGACAGAAAACAATGAAGAAATTGTTTTTGAAGAGAGCGAGGAAGCGTAA
- a CDS encoding polyprenyl synthetase family protein has product MTNFSQQHLPLVEKVMVDFIAEYTENERLKEAMLYSIHAGGKRLRPLLVLTTVAAFQKEMETQDYQVAASLEMIHTYSLIHDDLPAMDDDDLRRGKPTNHKVFGEATAILAGDGLLTGAFQLLSLSQLGLSEKVLLMQQLAKAAGNQGMVAGQMGDIEGEKVSLTLEELAAVHEKKTGALIEFALIAGGVLANQTEEVIGLLTLFAHHYGLAFQIRDDLLDATSTEADLGKKVGRDEALNKSTYPALLGIAGAKDALTHQLAEGSAVLEKIKANVPNFSEEHLANLLTQLQLR; this is encoded by the coding sequence ATGACGAATTTTAGTCAACAGCATTTACCGTTGGTTGAAAAAGTCATGGTCGATTTTATCGCAGAATATACTGAAAATGAGCGTTTGAAAGAAGCAATGCTCTACTCAATACACGCAGGTGGCAAACGATTACGCCCGCTATTAGTGTTAACAACAGTGGCCGCTTTTCAAAAAGAGATGGAAACACAAGACTATCAAGTGGCTGCCTCTTTAGAGATGATTCATACGTATTCATTAATTCATGATGATTTACCAGCAATGGACGATGATGATTTACGTCGTGGCAAACCAACCAATCACAAAGTGTTTGGTGAAGCGACTGCCATTTTAGCAGGGGACGGCTTATTAACAGGCGCATTTCAGTTACTTTCTTTGAGCCAATTAGGCTTAAGTGAAAAAGTTTTACTGATGCAACAACTGGCAAAGGCAGCGGGGAATCAAGGCATGGTTGCCGGCCAAATGGGTGATATTGAAGGAGAAAAGGTCAGCTTGACTTTAGAAGAGTTAGCGGCTGTTCATGAAAAGAAAACCGGAGCGCTAATTGAATTCGCCTTAATTGCTGGGGGCGTATTAGCCAATCAAACAGAAGAAGTCATTGGTTTACTGACACTGTTTGCGCATCACTATGGCTTGGCTTTTCAAATTCGTGATGACTTATTAGATGCCACAAGTACAGAAGCAGATTTAGGTAAAAAAGTAGGCCGAGATGAAGCGTTGAATAAAAGTACGTATCCAGCTCTTCTAGGGATTGCTGGCGCGAAAGATGCGCTAACACATCAATTAGCAGAAGGCAGCGCTGTTTTAGAAAAAATCAAAGCAAATGTTCCCAACTTTTCAGAAGAACATTTAGCAAACTTGTTAACTCAGTTACAATTGAGATAG
- a CDS encoding TlyA family rRNA (cytidine-2'-O)-methyltransferase, which translates to MKKERVDVLAFNQGLFETREKAKRSVMAGLVYNDKNERLDKPGEKISVETPLHTKGQVMPYVSRGGLKLEKALNVFAINVQGKTMLDIGSSTGGFTDVALQNGARLSYALDVGYNQLAWKIRQDERVVVMERTNFRYSKPEDFTEGVPDIATIDVSFISLRLILPPLHDILKKGGSVVALIKPQFEAGKEFVGKKGIVRDPETHQMVVEEITRFAMNNGYDVKNLDFSPITGGEGNIEFLAHLVSVEGEGSYQAPESIEEVVAHAHQKLAE; encoded by the coding sequence ATGAAAAAAGAACGCGTCGATGTCTTGGCGTTTAATCAAGGACTATTTGAAACACGAGAAAAAGCCAAACGCAGCGTGATGGCTGGTTTGGTTTACAATGATAAAAATGAACGTTTAGATAAACCAGGGGAAAAAATTTCTGTGGAGACACCCTTACATACTAAGGGCCAAGTAATGCCTTATGTTTCTCGTGGGGGCTTAAAACTAGAGAAGGCACTAAATGTTTTTGCAATCAACGTTCAAGGCAAAACAATGTTAGATATTGGTTCCTCCACAGGTGGTTTTACCGATGTTGCTTTACAAAATGGGGCTCGTTTGAGTTACGCTTTAGATGTTGGCTATAACCAACTAGCATGGAAAATTCGGCAAGATGAACGCGTGGTGGTAATGGAACGTACCAATTTTCGCTATAGTAAACCTGAAGATTTCACTGAAGGGGTGCCGGATATTGCAACGATTGATGTTTCCTTTATTTCATTACGCTTAATTTTGCCACCTCTTCATGATATTTTGAAAAAAGGCGGTAGTGTGGTGGCGTTAATTAAGCCACAATTCGAAGCTGGCAAAGAGTTTGTTGGGAAAAAAGGAATCGTGCGTGATCCAGAAACCCATCAAATGGTTGTGGAGGAAATTACACGCTTTGCCATGAATAACGGTTATGATGTGAAAAACTTAGATTTTTCACCAATCACTGGTGGCGAAGGAAACATTGAATTTTTGGCACATTTAGTTTCTGTTGAAGGGGAAGGATCCTATCAAGCGCCAGAATCCATTGAAGAAGTTGTCGCGCATGCGCATCAAAAATTAGCGGAATGA
- a CDS encoding matrixin family metalloprotease gives MKKMKLLISGFFVAIVLGTSVDTFAASRFPGVLSRGINGISYWLGPTATFGNTDTAIRNWMYTPWGNPLYIYKQGNNYGTSIDFYSTKLNPGIGGVTDFFDGRDRMIATGMREAPRINYYYAKINYNTMYSRASSMKNGTIARHEIGHALGIAHSNGIMIRSVSTNTNLAVDKANNDILARIYGW, from the coding sequence ATGAAAAAAATGAAGTTATTAATTTCTGGTTTTTTTGTAGCAATCGTTTTGGGTACTAGTGTTGATACATTTGCAGCCTCTAGGTTTCCTGGCGTATTATCGAGAGGAATTAATGGAATTAGTTATTGGCTAGGACCAACCGCAACATTTGGTAATACCGATACAGCGATTAGAAATTGGATGTATACTCCGTGGGGGAATCCTTTGTATATTTATAAACAAGGAAATAACTATGGGACATCAATTGATTTTTATTCAACAAAGTTAAATCCGGGAATAGGTGGGGTTACAGATTTTTTTGATGGCAGAGATAGGATGATTGCAACTGGGATGCGAGAAGCTCCGCGAATAAACTACTACTATGCTAAAATTAATTATAATACTATGTATTCACGGGCTTCATCGATGAAGAATGGGACTATTGCTAGACATGAAATTGGGCATGCGCTCGGGATTGCACATTCAAATGGCATTATGATACGTTCTGTAAGTACTAATACAAATCTTGCTGTTGATAAAGCGAATAATGATATCTTAGCAAGAATATATGGGTGGTGA
- a CDS encoding arginine repressor, with amino-acid sequence MRKQDRHRLITRLLTEKNIQKQEDFVNYLQEKGVAVTQATISRDIKDMKLIKVPSAEGGYRYSLPLETQANTSAKLAKLLKDAFVAAEQMEKYVVLRTIPGNAAACGSLIEKNYQEKLFAVINDDDSVLMIARTEEAAEKLHKELLSYL; translated from the coding sequence ATGAGAAAGCAAGATAGACACCGTTTAATTACACGTTTATTGACTGAAAAAAATATTCAAAAGCAAGAAGATTTTGTCAACTACTTACAAGAAAAGGGCGTAGCTGTAACACAAGCAACAATTTCTCGCGACATTAAAGATATGAAACTGATCAAAGTTCCTTCTGCAGAAGGGGGTTATCGATATAGCCTTCCATTAGAAACACAAGCTAATACGAGTGCTAAACTTGCAAAGCTTTTAAAAGATGCCTTTGTAGCTGCAGAACAAATGGAAAAATATGTCGTATTACGAACCATTCCTGGCAATGCGGCGGCGTGTGGTAGTTTAATCGAAAAGAATTACCAAGAGAAACTTTTTGCCGTCATCAACGATGATGATAGTGTTCTCATGATTGCACGAACTGAGGAAGCAGCAGAAAAACTTCATAAAGAGCTGTTAAGCTATCTATAA
- the recN gene encoding DNA repair protein RecN, translating to MLQELSVKNFAIISSLQLEFQMGMTVLTGETGAGKSIIIDAMGLLTGGRGSSDYIRQGANKCTLEGLFSMPKSQELKKLLEELGIETEEDSLVIQRDISASGKNVCRVNGRIVNITNLKRIGEYLVDIHGQNEHQELMQSERHIDMLDEFGGKKLLAVKEKYTQAYQEYRALEAKVRKRQKNEKEFAQRMDMLHFQSDEIASAQLVAGEEEQLLEERNKLNNFQKIADALTISYAALNGEDDSSLDKIGTSMNELASIESLDPEYKSLSDTVQNAYYLLQEASGDLSRLIDGLELDEGRLNEVENRLELIRQMKRKYGDSIETILSYYEEITKELAEADFLEGGTGDLEALLAEKQQAAHQQALVLRKERKRLAKELEQQILTELKELYLERTEFEVRFTELEHLQENGLDGVEFYITTNPGEPLKPLVRVASGGELSRVMLAMKTIFSQTQGITSIVFDEVDTGVSGRVAQAIADKIYQISENSQVLCITHLPQVAAVADEHYFIEKEIVAGRTETSVRILSEKERVNEIARMLAGSEITKLTIEHAQELLAMAKK from the coding sequence ATGTTACAAGAACTTTCCGTGAAAAATTTTGCGATTATCTCTTCGTTACAATTAGAGTTTCAAATGGGTATGACCGTTTTAACGGGAGAAACGGGTGCGGGGAAATCCATCATTATTGATGCAATGGGATTACTCACAGGCGGACGCGGCTCCAGTGACTATATTCGTCAAGGAGCAAATAAATGCACCTTAGAAGGACTTTTTTCAATGCCGAAAAGTCAAGAATTAAAGAAATTATTAGAAGAATTAGGTATTGAAACAGAAGAAGATTCTTTAGTGATTCAACGAGATATTTCCGCTTCTGGTAAAAATGTTTGCCGTGTCAACGGACGGATTGTCAACATTACTAATTTAAAAAGAATTGGGGAATATTTAGTAGATATTCATGGCCAAAACGAACATCAAGAATTGATGCAAAGTGAACGCCATATTGATATGTTAGATGAATTTGGTGGGAAAAAACTTTTAGCAGTCAAAGAAAAATATACACAGGCGTATCAAGAGTATCGCGCACTCGAAGCCAAAGTCAGAAAGCGACAAAAAAATGAAAAAGAATTTGCCCAAAGAATGGACATGCTTCATTTTCAAAGTGATGAAATTGCTAGTGCACAGTTAGTGGCTGGTGAAGAAGAACAATTGCTAGAAGAACGCAATAAACTGAACAATTTTCAAAAGATTGCTGATGCACTGACGATTAGTTATGCCGCGCTAAATGGTGAAGACGATAGTAGTTTGGATAAAATCGGAACAAGTATGAATGAACTCGCTTCGATTGAATCCCTTGATCCAGAATATAAATCATTGTCAGATACTGTTCAAAATGCTTACTACTTACTACAAGAAGCTAGTGGAGATCTTTCTAGGCTGATTGATGGCTTAGAACTAGACGAAGGTCGCTTGAATGAAGTAGAAAATCGTTTGGAATTAATCCGTCAAATGAAACGTAAATATGGCGATTCAATCGAAACGATTTTATCTTACTATGAAGAAATCACCAAAGAGTTAGCAGAGGCTGATTTTTTGGAAGGTGGTACAGGTGACTTAGAAGCGTTGCTTGCAGAGAAACAACAAGCCGCTCATCAACAAGCGTTAGTTTTACGAAAAGAACGAAAGCGCCTAGCCAAAGAGCTTGAACAACAAATTTTAACCGAATTAAAAGAACTATATTTGGAGCGAACTGAATTTGAAGTCCGCTTTACAGAACTTGAGCATTTACAAGAAAATGGCTTAGACGGAGTAGAATTTTATATTACTACTAACCCAGGGGAACCATTAAAACCGTTAGTTCGGGTGGCTTCTGGCGGAGAACTTTCGCGAGTGATGCTAGCTATGAAAACAATCTTTTCTCAAACGCAAGGGATCACTAGTATTGTTTTTGATGAAGTGGATACAGGAGTTAGTGGCCGAGTAGCACAGGCGATTGCCGATAAAATTTATCAAATTTCAGAAAATTCGCAGGTGTTGTGTATCACGCACTTGCCACAAGTGGCGGCCGTTGCCGATGAACATTATTTTATTGAAAAAGAAATTGTGGCGGGTCGGACAGAAACAAGCGTCCGAATTTTATCTGAAAAAGAGCGAGTAAACGAAATTGCGCGTATGCTCGCAGGAAGTGAAATTACGAAATTAACCATTGAACATGCACAAGAGCTGTTGGCGATGGCGAAAAAATAG
- a CDS encoding DUF4044 domain-containing protein encodes MNDKEQSRFSKITKVVVWLMLIAIVGSTVLTAILSL; translated from the coding sequence ATGAACGACAAAGAACAAAGTCGCTTTTCAAAAATCACGAAAGTCGTGGTTTGGCTAATGCTGATCGCAATTGTAGGTTCAACTGTTTTAACAGCGATTCTTAGTCTTTAA
- a CDS encoding magnesium transporter CorA family protein codes for MNLLINYLLLKNDYFEPCSPDDEALSWISVESPTEEEIERLVNQYHLPTDYLTGVLDDEENARVEGFRHEKLQTPTLLLFRYPKASISPSGYLQVETVPIALIATVDNKLITVSNGPNDIVHGIQKEAFTHQYLSIEKALILALSWKMALSFNKNLQALIQQTNKLEGELQVATENSQLYQIMDIQKSLVYFEAALTDNLKVLKRLYSAEIFNHPEKHLPFLRDILIELEQGLNTTKIQLKLVDNISNTFSAIVSNNLNNVMKILTSLTIVLTIPTIIGGIYGMNVKLPFAEHEYSFWIIFAITTLICIISIRILKKKNLL; via the coding sequence GTGAATCTTTTGATTAATTATTTATTATTGAAAAATGACTATTTTGAACCTTGTTCACCAGACGATGAAGCCCTAAGTTGGATTTCGGTAGAATCTCCTACAGAAGAAGAAATCGAGCGTCTCGTCAATCAATACCACTTACCAACAGATTATCTTACCGGCGTTTTAGATGATGAAGAAAATGCTCGAGTGGAAGGTTTCCGCCACGAAAAATTACAAACGCCTACGTTACTTTTATTTCGTTATCCCAAAGCTAGTATCAGTCCTAGTGGCTATCTGCAAGTAGAAACGGTGCCAATTGCTTTAATCGCAACCGTCGATAACAAACTAATTACTGTTAGCAATGGGCCTAACGACATCGTTCATGGAATTCAAAAAGAGGCGTTCACCCATCAATATCTTTCTATTGAGAAGGCCTTAATTTTAGCCCTTTCATGGAAGATGGCCCTTTCCTTCAATAAAAACTTACAAGCACTTATCCAACAAACCAACAAACTTGAAGGAGAGCTCCAAGTAGCCACAGAAAATAGTCAATTGTATCAGATAATGGACATTCAAAAAAGTCTAGTTTATTTCGAAGCAGCTTTAACGGATAATTTAAAAGTATTAAAACGTTTATATAGCGCTGAAATTTTTAATCATCCAGAAAAACATTTGCCATTTTTAAGGGATATTCTGATTGAACTAGAACAAGGACTGAATACGACTAAAATACAACTAAAATTAGTTGATAACATTAGTAATACTTTTTCAGCAATCGTTTCAAATAACTTAAATAATGTCATGAAAATTTTAACATCCTTAACAATTGTCCTGACCATTCCAACCATCATCGGAGGAATTTACGGCATGAATGTGAAACTCCCTTTTGCAGAGCATGAATATTCCTTTTGGATTATTTTTGCCATCACTACCTTAATCTGCATAATTAGTATTCGAATTTTAAAGAAAAAGAATCTCTTATAA
- a CDS encoding DUF3397 domain-containing protein, whose product MKGFVERMVSFSAIMLFWYIFPVIVLFACNFLVSTFSLTERWKIKAPDLAIPFLFIGIHELSKDSYDESIMPYFVISILLLGVAVALFQAYYYGEILYRRYFKMFWRLTFLLTFVLYVLLILLNISHYLL is encoded by the coding sequence ATGAAAGGATTTGTTGAGAGAATGGTGTCGTTTTCGGCAATAATGTTATTTTGGTATATTTTTCCGGTAATTGTGCTCTTTGCGTGCAATTTTCTCGTGTCCACTTTTTCCCTAACGGAACGTTGGAAAATAAAAGCACCGGATTTGGCCATTCCGTTTTTATTCATAGGGATCCATGAGTTATCCAAAGATAGTTATGATGAATCGATTATGCCGTATTTTGTGATTTCTATTTTGTTATTAGGAGTCGCTGTTGCCCTGTTTCAAGCTTATTATTATGGAGAGATTTTATATAGACGATATTTCAAGATGTTTTGGCGGTTGACGTTTTTACTAACGTTTGTGTTGTATGTGTTGCTTATCTTGCTAAATATCAGTCATTATCTACTGTAA
- the mraZ gene encoding division/cell wall cluster transcriptional repressor MraZ, protein MVGCGRLVLSSGKAGVLAMLMGEYQHNIDAKGRLIVPSKFREELGEKFVVTRGMDGCLFGYPLNEWSQLEAKLQEMPLAKKDARTFVRFFYSAATECEIDKQGRINIPANLRTHASLEKGCVVIGVSNRIEIWSDERWHAFSDEAEENFDELAETMIDFGF, encoded by the coding sequence GTGGTGGGATGTGGTAGACTTGTTCTATCAAGTGGAAAAGCGGGTGTATTGGCTATGCTTATGGGTGAATACCAACATAATATCGATGCCAAAGGCCGCCTAATCGTTCCATCAAAGTTTCGTGAGGAACTTGGTGAAAAATTTGTGGTAACGAGAGGGATGGATGGCTGTTTATTTGGTTATCCTTTAAATGAATGGTCACAACTTGAAGCAAAACTTCAAGAAATGCCCTTAGCTAAGAAAGATGCACGTACCTTTGTACGATTCTTTTATTCCGCTGCAACAGAATGTGAGATTGATAAGCAAGGTCGTATCAATATTCCAGCGAATTTACGAACACATGCCAGTTTAGAAAAAGGCTGTGTTGTTATCGGCGTCTCTAACCGAATTGAAATTTGGAGTGACGAACGTTGGCATGCATTCTCTGATGAAGCTGAAGAAAACTTTGATGAATTAGCAGAAACAATGATTGATTTTGGATTTTAG